A DNA window from Mastacembelus armatus chromosome 11, fMasArm1.2, whole genome shotgun sequence contains the following coding sequences:
- the LOC113126577 gene encoding free fatty acid receptor 3-like gives MLYRRLLLSVYILTFLMGVPANILAFCTFCRKVRRRAAPIDILLLNLTISDLIFLMFLPFKIKEASDNMTWSLPYALCPFSGFVFYVTIYNSTLLLTAVSVERYLGIAYPLRYALCRQPRYAVLASIMFWVVTSLNLSIVYIMPYFQWSKGAEGSDNNSSMTSSPVQPPSTCYLNFTDDELQILLPLRLELFLVLFCIPFIICCFCYINFILILSRIPNISRRRRLRAIGLALGTLIVFTVCFGPYNASHVVGFVRRDSEEWRNIALLSSTLNACLDPFIFYFSSAAVRGMLNHGFRSIMAKLHILRCGGAPQGPHQRPLKTEKYKEGVSP, from the coding sequence ATGCTCTACAGGCGCCTTTTGCTTTCTGTCTACATCCTCACCTTCCTGATGGGGGTCCCTGCAAACATCCTGGCGTTCTGCACCTTCTGTCGCAAGGTGCGCCGCAGAGCAGCCCCGATTGACATCCTACTCCTCAACCTCACCATCTCTGACCTCATCTTCCTCATGTTCCTCCCCTTTAAGATAAAGGAGGCCTCGGACAATATGACCTGGAGCCTGCCTTACGCTCTGTGTCCCTTCAGCGGTTTTGTGTTCTATGTTACAATCTACAACAGCACCCTGCTCCTCACAGCTGTGAGTGTGGAGCGTTACCTCGGGATTGCCTATCCCCTGAGGTACGCCCTGTGTCGCCAGCCTCGCTATGCTGTTTTGGCCAGCATCATGTTCTGGGTGGTGACCTCTCTGAACCTCAGCATCGTCTACATCATGCCCTACTTCCAGTGGAGCAAAGGTGCAGAGGGGAGTGATAACAACAGCAGCATGACCAGCAGCCCTGTCCAGCCTCCATCCACGTGCTACCTGAATTTCACTGATGACGAGCTCCAAATCCTGCTGCCGCTCCGTTTGGAGCTCTTTCTCGTTCTTTTCTGCATCCCCTTCATCATCTGCTGCTTCTGCTACATCAACTTCATCCTCATCCTGTCACGTATTCCAAACATCAGCAGGCGCCGGAGGCTGCGTGCCATTGGTCTGGCACTCGGCACATTAATAGTATTCACTGTCTGCTTTGGACCTTACAATGCCTCCCATGTGGTGGGGTTTGTCCGTCGGGATAGTGAGGAGTGGAGGAACATAGCATTGCTCTCAAGCACATTAAACGCCTGCCTGGATCCATTCATCTTTTACTTCTCATCAGCAGCAGTCAGGGGCATGTTAAACCACGGGTTCAGGAGCATCATGGCGAAGCTGCACATCCTGCGGTGTGGAGGGGCTCCTCAGGGCCCTCACCAGAGACCCttaaagactgaaaaatacaagGAAGGAGTCTCTCCTTGA